Genomic segment of Candidatus Baltobacteraceae bacterium:
GAAGTGCTGGTTAAATCCCATCAACCCGACGTAGTACGAAAACGTACGGGCGGGATTCGCGCCGCCGGCTTCCGCCGTCAGCCCGTGATAGAAGCCGGGCGAGCCGAGGCCGCCCTTGAGCAAGCCGAAGCCCGGATAGGTTCCGGTCTTGATGACTTGGTTGATGAAGCCGCCGAGCGTTGCCGAGGACGAGCCCGAAGGCGATCCGCCGGTGTAGACTTGCAGCTCTTGCTGGCCCAAACTCGCGAGCGAGTTGGCCTGATAGTTATCGAAGGCGCGGTTGACGGGAACGCCGTCGAACTCGTAGCCGATCTGACTGTAGGCGCTTCCACGGATATAGAAGACTTGTCCCCAGCCGTAGTTGCCGATCGACGACGTTACACCCGGCTGGGCGTACACTGCCGAATAGGCGCTGTTAAGGTTGAAGCCGCCGCCGCTGCCGGCGACCACTTGCTGCGTCGTGGCGTTGACCGAATAAATATCTGCGGTCGTACCCGACTTCACCAAACTGCCCACGGCGCGCGACGTCACGTTTGCGATCGTCTTGAGTGCGGGTCGAGTCTGGATGGCGACGGTCTGCGATTGGTCCGCAAAGACCGTGACGCCGGTGACGGAGACGGGCGTGTAGCCCTCTTTTTCCGCCGAGAGTGTGTATGTGTCCGGCGTAAGCGCCAGAAACGTGAAGTGTCCTGACCCGTCGGTGGTGGCTTTCGCGGTCTGCGAAAGCGATTGTGCCGTTACGGTGGCGTTGGCCACCGGTTTGCCGGATGTGCTATCGGTTAATGTTCCGCCGATCCCACCGGTCGTGCCCGCCAGTGCCCATGTTCCCTGGGCGAGCAGTGCGATGAGGAGCAAAACGGCCGTTAAGGCATGCCGGTATCGAAATCGAGGCATGGTTGCTCCTTACAGACGAGGCGCACCCTGTGCCAAGTGGCACGGGTTGCTGCAAAAGTCGGTTCCATGCCAAAAACGTGGTTCCTGGGAATTCCCTGAGAATTGACGTAGGTCATTTTTCCGGATTTGGAGTCGTAGATTGCAGCCTCAGGGCGGCGGGTAGACTACCGGCCAGAGGCTTGGAATCGAGGTATCGAGCGATGGACCCCCAACGCGTGCAGGGCACGACCACTCCGATCGTAGATGCGCGCCGGCATCGGCACGGCAAGCAAATTCGCGGGTCGGTGCACTACGATCCGAAGAAACTTCAAAACGTCGATCCCCTCGTGCTGCCGTTGCCGCACGATGGGCCGATCGCGGTCTATGCTGAAGACGACGAGCGCGCGGAAGCGGCCGCAGCTTTGCTGCGGGCGGCCGGCTACGATGGTGCCGCGATTCTGGACGGCGGACTGGATGCGTGGGAAGAGCGCGGCTATCCGCTCGAGGACGCGTCGGAAGAACAGCCGGTACCGGGCGACGAGTCGGCCGGTACGCGACTGCTTTAAGGCTCTCGCGCTACTCCGCCGCCAGCGCCGCTTTGGCGGGGACGGGCGTGTTTCCGTCGCGTCGCGATGGGCGCATGAAGATGACGAGCGGAATGCAGATGAAGAAGATCAGCCCCGAAATTCGGAAGAGATAATCGTAGGCGATCACTTGCGAGGCCGTTGCTACGAGCCCCGTGAGCTGACCGATCGAATGGCCGTGCGCGTGCGCCTGCGTTACGCCCGACGCGAGCGCCGACCACGCAACGGCGGCTTCGCGCGTTAGCAGGGTCGTAAGCACGGCGATGCCGAGGCTGCCGCCGAGTTGACGCACCAAGGTGGAGACGCCCGTCGCGCCGGCCAGCTCCGCGCGCGGAACCGCCCCGAGCGTGACGGTCGAAAGCGGCACGAAGAGAAAACCCAGTCCGAAACCTTGCACGAGCCGCGGCCAAAAAACGTCCCAATAGCCGGCGTATTGATTGAGATCGCCCATCCACCACGTTGCCGCGCCGAAGACGAGCATGCCGAATCCCACCAGCAGACGCGGGTCGACGTTATTGATCATGCGCCCGACGATAAGCATGCTAAAGGCGGTGGCAATCGCGCCGGGGAGCAGTGCGAGGCCGGTGTCGTAGGCCGTGAAGCCAAGCACCGTTTGAAAATACAGCGGCAGGATCAAGCTGGTTCCGAAGAGTCCGAAGCCGGTGACGATACCGATGATGTTGCCGATAGTAAACGTGCGATACCGAAATACGTTGAGGTCCACGAGCGGATAGCGATCCTTCAGCGTCTTCCAGATGAACCAAAGCAGCGCGCCGGCGGCGACGATCGTGAGCACCCAAATCGTTCCCGAGGTGTACCAGTCGTCGTGCTGACCGCGTTCGAGCACGTACTGCAGCGCGGCGAGACCGGCGCTCAACAATCCGAGCCCGAGCCAATCGATCCCGCCTTTCGGTTTTTCGATAAAGTGCGGGTTGGGAATGAATGCAAGCGTCATCAAGAATGCGACGATGCCGATTGGGATATTGACGAAGAAGATGAGCGGCCACGAGA
This window contains:
- a CDS encoding rhodanese-like domain-containing protein, with product MDPQRVQGTTTPIVDARRHRHGKQIRGSVHYDPKKLQNVDPLVLPLPHDGPIAVYAEDDERAEAAAALLRAAGYDGAAILDGGLDAWEERGYPLEDASEEQPVPGDESAGTRLL
- a CDS encoding MDR family MFS transporter, which encodes MKNPFRERQNAPVAIITITVMLGLIMAIIDATIVNVALNNIGGNLGASIDEVSWVATGYILASVITMPLNGWLTAYFGRKNFYAGCLAIFTIASFLCGTATSIWQLVFYRVLQGFGGGALQPTAQAILFETYPQEKRGAAMAIFGMGAMVGPAVGPLLGGYLVDNFSWPLIFFVNIPIGIVAFLMTLAFIPNPHFIEKPKGGIDWLGLGLLSAGLAALQYVLERGQHDDWYTSGTIWVLTIVAAGALLWFIWKTLKDRYPLVDLNVFRYRTFTIGNIIGIVTGFGLFGTSLILPLYFQTVLGFTAYDTGLALLPGAIATAFSMLIVGRMINNVDPRLLVGFGMLVFGAATWWMGDLNQYAGYWDVFWPRLVQGFGLGFLFVPLSTVTLGAVPRAELAGATGVSTLVRQLGGSLGIAVLTTLLTREAAVAWSALASGVTQAHAHGHSIGQLTGLVATASQVIAYDYLFRISGLIFFICIPLVIFMRPSRRDGNTPVPAKAALAAE